One segment of Candidatus Arsenophonus lipoptenae DNA contains the following:
- the prfA gene encoding peptide chain release factor 1, whose amino-acid sequence MKSSIISKLKALQEHYEDIQTQLIDIKIITDHKKFIALSKEYTQLSNITRCFKSWLSIQQDIKTAKILLKDPEMHEMAMEELKKAKKYNQEFEKQLEILLLPKDPDDKKNCFLEIRAATGGDEAARFAGDLFKMYNSYAESRRWDIEIINAIEGYHGGYKEIITKINGDNVYSYLKFESGGHRVQRIPETESQGRIHTSTCTVAVLAEIPEIEISNININDLRIDTFRSSGAGGQHINTTDSAIRITHIPTGIVVECQDERSQHKNKSKALSVLAARIHTLEMQKYREAEAFERRNLLGSGERSDKIRTYNFPQGRVTDHRINLTLYRLNEVIAGKLDLLIQPIINEYQADQLSALSE is encoded by the coding sequence ATGAAATCTTCAATAATTTCTAAATTAAAAGCATTGCAGGAACACTATGAAGACATTCAAACTCAACTAATTGATATTAAAATTATCACAGATCATAAAAAATTTATAGCTTTATCTAAAGAGTATACACAGTTATCTAATATTACTAGATGTTTTAAATCATGGTTATCTATACAACAAGATATTAAAACAGCTAAAATTTTATTAAAAGATCCTGAAATGCATGAAATGGCTATGGAAGAATTAAAAAAAGCAAAAAAATATAATCAAGAATTTGAAAAACAATTAGAGATTTTACTTTTACCAAAAGATCCTGATGATAAAAAAAATTGCTTTTTAGAAATTAGAGCTGCTACTGGTGGTGATGAAGCAGCAAGATTTGCCGGTGATCTTTTCAAGATGTATAATAGCTATGCTGAATCAAGACGTTGGGATATAGAAATTATTAATGCAATTGAAGGATATCATGGTGGTTACAAAGAAATTATTACTAAAATTAACGGTGATAATGTATATAGTTATCTAAAATTTGAATCTGGAGGTCACCGTGTTCAACGAATTCCAGAAACAGAATCGCAAGGACGTATCCATACATCAACTTGTACAGTAGCTGTGTTAGCTGAAATTCCAGAAATTGAGATATCTAATATTAATATAAATGATTTAAGAATTGATACTTTTCGTTCATCAGGAGCTGGAGGACAACACATTAATACTACTGATTCTGCTATACGCATTACTCATATTCCAACAGGAATTGTAGTTGAGTGTCAAGATGAACGTTCTCAACATAAAAATAAATCTAAAGCATTATCGGTCTTAGCAGCACGTATTCATACATTAGAAATGCAAAAATATCGTGAAGCAGAGGCATTTGAAAGGCGTAATCTGCTTGGTTCTGGAGAAAGATCTGATAAAATAAGAACTTATAATTTTCCACAAGGGAGAGTTACTGATCACCGTATTAATTTGACTTTATATCGTTTAAATGAAGTAATAGCCGGAAAACTAGATTTATTAATTCAACCTATTATTAATGAATATCAAGCAGATCAATTATCTGCATTATCAGAGTAA
- the sirB1 gene encoding invasion regulator SirB1 gives MKTTIADFKFNNAPLSEGIILVSNMIRSDFPVEQVNIQLQTLVTEARQIITVNSNIDTQISILLKLFYQDWLFSCVKGVYSLSEALWLDKVLITRQGAPVSLGIIFLHVATKLQLPVIPIIFLAQLILCVRLNNGTYWYINPINGETLTEQMLDLWVKGTISPFANLKRKDIEETTHSIIIRKIFDTMKAALMEEKKMEQALKVCETLLTFNPNDPYEIRDRGLIFAHLECNHVAISDLNYFIEQCPEDPVSEMIKMQIYSIKRQQIILH, from the coding sequence ATGAAAACAACCATAGCTGATTTTAAATTTAATAACGCACCCCTGAGCGAAGGAATTATATTAGTTTCAAATATGATTCGCTCAGATTTTCCAGTTGAACAAGTTAATATACAACTTCAGACATTAGTGACAGAAGCGAGACAAATAATAACAGTTAATAGTAATATAGATACACAAATATCTATATTACTAAAATTATTTTATCAAGACTGGCTTTTTAGCTGTGTCAAGGGGGTTTATTCACTTTCTGAGGCACTATGGTTAGATAAAGTATTAATTACAAGACAAGGTGCTCCTGTATCATTGGGAATAATTTTTTTGCATGTTGCTACGAAACTACAACTACCAGTTATACCAATTATTTTCCTTGCACAACTTATTTTATGTGTACGTCTAAATAATGGAACATATTGGTATATTAATCCAATAAATGGTGAAACACTTACCGAACAAATGCTTGATTTATGGGTAAAAGGGACAATTAGTCCTTTTGCCAATTTAAAAAGAAAAGATATAGAAGAAACGACTCATAGTATCATAATACGTAAAATATTTGATACAATGAAAGCAGCATTAATGGAAGAAAAAAAAATGGAACAAGCATTAAAAGTATGTGAAACATTATTAACTTTTAATCCAAACGATCCCTATGAAATACGTGATAGAGGTCTTATTTTTGCTCATCTTGAATGTAATCATGTAGCAATTTCTGATTTAAATTATTTTATCGAACAATGCCCAGAAGATCCTGTTTCTGAGATGATAAAAATGCAAATTTATTCGATAAAAAGGCAACAAATTATATTACATTAA
- the prmC gene encoding peptide chain release factor N(5)-glutamine methyltransferase — MNYKQWLDCAAKKLYYSDSPKRDAEILIQHITGKNRTFIIAFSDTELTVKQQQLLKNLLVRRSNGEPIAYLVKEKEFWSLPIKVSPITLIPRTDTECLVERTLQLLSTQKTTKILDLGTGTGAIALAIASECKKAKIIGIDISDNIIKLAKLNAKNLLINNIKFYKSNWFASLPIQEFDIIVSNPPYIDKYDPYLQKGDVRFEPKIALISDNHGLADIQLIIEQSRHYLANNGWLLLEHGWLQGEQVRKLFFCYHYKQVVTFKDYGGNERITVGQWNRDENNHS; from the coding sequence ATGAATTATAAACAATGGTTGGATTGTGCTGCTAAAAAACTTTACTATAGTGATAGTCCAAAACGGGATGCTGAAATTTTAATACAACATATAACTGGAAAAAATAGAACCTTTATTATTGCATTTAGTGATACAGAACTAACTGTTAAACAACAACAACTATTAAAAAATTTATTAGTTCGACGTTCTAATGGAGAACCTATCGCTTACTTAGTAAAAGAAAAAGAATTTTGGTCGTTACCAATAAAAGTTTCACCTATTACGTTAATACCTAGAACTGATACGGAATGTTTAGTTGAAAGAACCTTACAATTATTATCAACTCAAAAAACAACAAAAATATTAGATTTGGGAACAGGCACTGGTGCTATAGCATTAGCTATAGCATCAGAATGTAAAAAAGCTAAAATAATTGGTATAGATATTAGTGATAATATAATAAAATTAGCTAAATTAAATGCAAAAAATTTACTAATAAATAATATTAAATTTTATAAAAGTAATTGGTTTGCTTCACTACCTATTCAAGAATTTGATATAATTGTCAGTAATCCTCCTTATATTGATAAATATGATCCATATTTACAAAAAGGTGATGTTCGTTTTGAACCTAAAATAGCATTAATATCAGACAATCATGGATTAGCTGATATTCAATTAATCATTGAACAATCTCGTCATTACTTAGCTAATAATGGATGGCTTTTACTTGAACATGGATGGCTACAAGGAGAGCAAGTAAGAAAGTTATTTTTCTGTTATCATTATAAACAGGTAGTAACTTTTAAAGATTATGGAGGTAATGAACGTATTACAGTAGGTCAATGGAACCGTGATGAAAACAACCATAGCTGA